Part of the Quercus robur chromosome 5, dhQueRobu3.1, whole genome shotgun sequence genome, GTTGAACTTGAACATGATTCATCACCTTAAAGAACAATATATGGTTATTTTCTCTTATATTGATGGAATTCTATCAGGAAAAATCACATTTCTGTAATAGAAAAATCACATTTCTGTAATTGAacactattctctctctctcacacggtgaattttctttctttttcttatttttctcatctttcttcACCGGTcaagttttcttcttttgcccctttcttcaCCGGAAAACTCCATTAATATACCAGAAAACTccataaacaaaccaaaaaacttCCCTTCAACACAAACCCATGTCAATCTAAGTCCATTTGGGTTGGATCTAGCGATGGCAGCAAGGCAGATGCGGCGGCGGCAGCAAGGTAGATCCGGTGGCAGCAACGGCGGCAGATTTGACTGATTTCCATTGGGTTTTTCATGTggtttttgttggatttttcaTATGGGTTTTCCGTTGGATTTAGTTTATCTCTCACGCCTCACATCACAGCACCTAGTTCTTCTTCGTCTTTTTTCTTaggtcccttttttttcttctttagttcAAGATTCACAGGTCACTTTtttcttctatcttttttttttttaattaatttttttatctttattcaaATACGCATTTGAAGGTTTTATGTTGCAAGTCCTGTGAAGTGAAATTGCTTTATATTgtggttttgagtttttttttttagtaatattgtTGTCTATGTTGTTCTTTGTGGCTTGGGTATTGCAAGATTGAAGTAAAATTGCTAGTTGAAACTGCTCCTTCAATTGCTTCAGGCCTTTGGAAAAGTGAGGGGGATGGGAAgaggagagacagagagaggaagagagaaagtatttttttattattttgctgaCCTGTTAGGTCAGTATTGATTCGCGTAAAACACACTTTTTATAGCAGTAATTTAATCTCTTCTAGGTGCAGTTTGGATAGCACGTCCACGTTCACGTATCCAACTTTCCAcgttttcagattttttttttttttttttttttattttcttcagaGTCGATTTTGTTGACTTTTCAACTGTGAACAGTACACTTGTATACTGTTCATAAATCTataaacttcattttttatcaacttttttattaaaaatgggtcttacagtactattcacacatttaaaaattattttattagagtgttttcagttttcagtttcagcaaaataagttctatccaaacatacccttaattttttaattatttttggataggttaaaacttaaaagaccTTTTTAGTTAATAGATACCTAAATATATGTGGTGCTACAATATTGAAGCCttcaattaacttaattaagTGTTGTTAACTTGTTAATAGACTACCAATTCCTCTAGGTCTTTCAATCTACCTGCGATACTGATTGAGACAAGGGCTCTCCTCACCCCCATATGTCTTCActctttctctcccaaattaattttaaaaagaaaattttatttggatcactattatgaataattttgttttcttgactACAAAATGCTAAAACATTGGGTCTGAAAATACATAtattgttctctgttttttttttttttttttccctagttGAATTACTAAATTTAGttataagaataaaaattataactataTATGTTTGTATATGCTAACTATATATGTTTGTATGTTTGGATCTTGATATTATAAAGAGAGCagataacaaattataatttgaaaattatccGGTgagtaaaatataatattaagtATTTTCGATAAAGCTTAATTGAATGCACTATTTTTGTATCAaaatgattggtttttgcattttctcaaagaaataatatttttctcttgtCATATAAGTCatcaatttatcatttttttgtattctcaaagttatatatatatatatatatatatatatattgggttttcaaattctttttccctaacattttatgttttttagatTTGGAATTAAGTGCAATATAGGATATGATAACgtaatattatttgtataaCTTTCATTATTAAACGTTGAAAAAAATAATCGTACTCTAGCCTCTAGGCCCACAAAGATGATATATTGGTTCCATGCCTACTGTGGGCAGCTGGGCATCCATGGCTTGAAACTTATTATATGCATATAAGACCTCTACTCTCTAACCattattaagaagaagaaaaaaagtagaaaGGGAAATCAAGAACCGTATGTCATTTCTTTtctggttaaaaaaaataaagtgctTTATTAAAGCTTGAATGAAATACCTTTTCAAGAACCAGATCATacacaaaattgtaaaattagatACACTACATTAGATTctcaaattaaattcaaacatttagTTATTTTGACCAATAAGACATAAGTAGTGTTATATTTTTTAGGggtattaaattatatatatatatatatatatataaccaagtgtttaaattcaattagaaaacCTAGTGTACTACactttagatattttgtatataaGTTTTACCCCgcacaaaattaattgaaaaatataagaacatcTTGATATTATGCCAATTAATTTGTGCGTTGGGATCGTTTTggagattatttatttattgcagtactctagaaaaagaaaaaagatatcaTGTAATTTCCATTTTACATAATGGTGAATCTCACCTTTATGTGAAAGGGCATTCGTACACATATAATTCCATTCGTACACGTATAATTCCATATGCTATCTTTTAGAAGAGaggatcaattttttttttttttttctatatgtgGCTTaccaaaataaactaaaaataaataataataaaaaagataacttTTTTTAACACTTGCTAAACTCAAAAAGATAGCTTTTTCCAACTATAATTGTCCTTTCAATGTGATCTTAGCAGCTCCGCTTGAAGCCAAAGAAGCAAACTCAACAACAGAGCATATAAATGTCACCAGCCAATCAACAATCACTCAGCCTAGAAATTATGGATGGTGGCTTCGAATGAGCATGTACACACTCTTTCTCCTCTCTGGCCAGTCAATAGCATTACTCTTGGGAAGATTATATTATGACAAAGGTGGTAAGAGCAGatggttgggagtggttgtgCAACTCATAGGCTTCCCTCTCCTTCTACCCTACTATTTCATCCCATCActcaaaaatctcaaaacaaaCAGTACCACCACCACTATCTACTCTAAACCACCATCCACCTTGGTACATGTATCAGTTTATGTATCACTTGGTCTACTTGTTGTTGCAAATTGCTTCTTGTATTCAACTGGGCTAATGTACCTTCCTGTGTCTactttctctctcatttgtgCATCACAGTTGGCCTTCAATGCTTTTTTCTCCTCCATCCTTAACTCACAAAAGTTCACCCCTTTGATAGTCAATTCTCTAGTCCTTCTCACTATATCCTCCATCCTCCTAGTTTTTGAAACAGACCCTTCTTCAGACTCCTCCAAAGTTTCTAAAGAAAAGTATGTAATTGGCTTAATATGCACTATCTGTGCATCTGCTGGACATGGTTGGGTGCTTTCACTTACACAGGTTGCCTTCAAAAAGGTTTTTAAAAAGGAGACATTTACAGTGGTCATGGACATGATAATCTATCAGTCTCTGGTTGCAACCTTAGGTGCTGTGGTGGGACTTTTTGCTAGTGGAGATTGGAAAAGTTTAAAAACACAGATGGAGGAGTTTGAACTAGGAAAAGTATCCTATATCATGACATTGGTTTGGACAGCTATAATGTGGGAAGTTTCAGCTATAGGTTGTGTAGGTTTGATTTTTGAGGTGTCTTCCTTATTCTCCAATGCCATAAGTGTTTTGGGTTTGCCTATTGTACCAGTTCTAGCTGCGATCTTTTTCCATGACAAAATTGGTGGAATAAAGGTGATCTCCATGGTTTTGGCTATTTGGGGTTTTGTTTCGTATGTCTATCAGCAGTACCTTGATGATCTCAAGTCCAAGCAACATGAAGATAGAAATGCAAATGAAGCTTCCAATGCCTCCTCACTACAAGAGGTTAATGGATCATGAATAAGGTTTGCTTAGACTACAATAATGAATGCATAAGATAGGCTTAGATCAATGTAAGGCTAATCTTCTACAAAAGAAGATTTTCGAATCTTTCTACTTGTATGGAATGGCTAAGTAGTATTAGTCAAGCAGATAAACTAGTTAAGATTTATCTCTACCGTATCTCTCAATCTTCTTCCTTATTTATTGCGTAATTATTCACTTTTTAGTTTAGTGGTATTATCTAATCTGATTTATTAATAAGGAGAATTAGGATACAAATTCCCCTACCCACTTATTAtaactatattaaaaaataaaggctAACATGATTCAATGATATGGTGACACCATTCATATGATATAACCATTTCAAATAATATTGGGAAGAGAATGTTTTAAATATGCAATAAGTTGTTAGTTAAGGAATAAGAGTGCACATTATACTATTATAGGTACTGGAAACCCATCACCCACCATGCAATCCATGTACCAGCTACATTTTCAAGTGTATaaattctctctcactctcaaattTCTTTTCCCACATTTAAAAAGCTTAAGATCTTCAACAACACGTGCCTATCTAAATAGATCATGAGAGTTCTAGGGTAAGTTAATTATCATGAAGTCCTGTAATTGAAGCAAATCAAGCAAACTATGAATTTTTAAGTGAAATTGGGTAATTGCATTGATgatttacttacaaaaaagtTACTGCAAAATGGTATAATTTTGCCAAAATCCCAACATAGTTTAATGATATTTATCATACTAcctaaaaaaagtaaaataaaatgaaatccatACAACTTAAAAACTCATACCAAGAAATATAAATCATCGAATTAAACCACATCTATCATGATATTGGATCATGATTGTGATTGAGCCCATATTATTTTGCAATTGTTGAGAAGCTATAAATGTTTAAAATGATGCAATAACGTGTTAATTATGGAATAAGACCTAACATCACTGGAGTTGGACAACCATTACAGCCATAAATTGCATGCAGTTCAAGTACATGCTTCAATTTATTTGTGCAtaaaggctctctctctctctctctctctctctctctctctctctctctctctctctctctctcttcacctgCAACATGGGGCAAGCTCAAAATCTGCAACTCCAAGTCACGGGTAAGTCAAATACCTGTATCCAAAGATTAGAGAAGAAAAGCAACTAGCCTgtatattcttcttttcttttttgttctttttgctaAATATTCCAGTCCATCTGTatattcttcccttttttcccTTCTGTTTTTGTACCCCTCCAAATTATAAGGAAGAAATATTAAAATCGTTTTAGTGCAAAAGCTTTTCGTAGATCTCTCTTAGTTTGAAATATGAAGTATAGCAGTTGATGGATATGAATGAAAACTGTATAGCAGTATAGCATTGTAACACATTAATCAACTCGCAATGTAAGTAACGGTTAATTTTGTTGCACACAGCTTATCACACACTGCCATAGATACTCCATTGAGATCGTGAAAtgtaaaatacaatttttaaaatttttaaacacaaTTTCAGCCTTTGTTGCATGGTATATACGTACACACCGTGTATGATAGTCATTACCCGttaagaaataatttataaaGGAAGTGCAAACTCTCTAGTCTCAACAGTAGGAAAGGCATTAGTAAGTGTCCTCTATGTGATGAACTGATGACACAATCCTGCTGCCATAGCTCATCTGGGGAGTTCTGAATTACTTTCTAGAAACACAATGCTTACTAGGACGGTCTCACAATCATATTGGCATTCTAGatacaaattatcaaagttTTAAGTaacataaactaaacaaaaaattaataataaaaaagtaaaaatagttATTGGGGAGTTGTAGATCAAGAGAAAAAAATCATCAGATAATTTTTTTCGTAAAAGGTATTTACTAATGTGTTTCTTTACTAACGTAGAAATTTCAAAGTAATATTTACtcaattttagtttgaatattCACTCTACGTATAGATGTAGACGCTTATTATTAGTAGTTTAGTAATTAGTACCCTATTGCTTCAAAATCAGCATTTCTTTCACAAGCCCTACTCATGCTTCATGCTTCTTAGTTAAAGCACATATAATTAGGGGGGCTGTGCATGGGTGGGCTGGGTTTTGAGTATTTTTCAATCTAATTCTACTTTCTCAATTTGAGAAATATCTAACTCAACTCAACTCAGGACAACTCTAAAAACCATACCAATTTGACCATAGGGATTGAGTTGGGTTGGACTCATTTTGTTATAcctaataaacaaacaaaaaaaatgttttcgtTGAATTATCTAAGACCATTATTATATAAATGATTTCAATTTACACAATTAGgaataatatttcaattttatcaAACCTAAGTctcaaataccaaaataaattcaACTGACATATATAAAATGAGTCCCAAAATccaaatgaattaaaaaaaataaacttaaaatacaaatatgttttataaactattaattGCATGAGTTGGGCCAAGTCACTTGGGtcaaatatttttccaaaccaAACCTGACCTAAACcaagttttgaaaaagttttagaaCACAACCCAATCTATCAACACACGAAAGAAAACCCACCCAAGGCATTTGAGTTGAGTTGGTGACATCCCTAACTAATAACTAGAGAGAGCAATAAATTGGGAATAGAGCAACatgaaatgttataaaatagtttatattttgtacATTATACATCActagttttgaatcttttgataaaGATCAGGGAGCCGCTAGAAAAGTACAAAACATAAAGAGTTAACAAAGAAGGCACAATACAATTCAGTGGAAGACCCTCAATTTTTCAGAATAAAAAGAACCCTATTAATAGCATAGATTGAGTGTGTTTATTGAACAATAATGCTTGTTGACAAACTAATTAGTTAGAAAGCAATAcacatcaaaattaaaaaggaatttATAAGATAGCAAAGTTTCTCCTCTAGTAAACCCTTTACATGTTCTTACCAGTTCAAGAAGCTGAAGAAGCAAACTCACCTGGTCATATCAATGCCACCAACCAATCAACAATCTCTCAACCCATAACCTTTATGCAATGGCTCCGAATGACCATCTTTACACTCTTTGTCCTCTCTGGCCAGTCAGCAGCTATACTCTTGGGAAGATTCTACTATGACAAAGGTGGGAAGAGCAAATGGACAGCAACACTAGTGCAAGTTGCAGGATTCCCAATCATCATTCCTTACTACTACATCTCTCCACCCGGAAAGCCTACTACAAATAGTTTCCACAGGAATGAGCCCTCCACCTTAATCATTGCTTTGATATATGTCTCTTTAGGTGTACTTCAGGCAGCAAACAGCATGATGTATTCAGTTGGGCTCTTGCACCTTCCAGTATCTACTTTTGCACTTATTTGCGCATCCCAGTTGACCTTCAATGCTTTCTTCTCCTTCCTTATAAATTCCCAGAAGTTTACTCCTTTTATAATCAATTCTCTAGTCCTTCTCACCATCTCCTCTGCCCTGCTGGTATTTCAAACCAATTCTACGAACCCCACCGGAAACTCTAATGTGAATTATGAAATTGGACTCTTTTGCACTGTTGGTGCATCTGCTGGATTCGGATTGATGCTTTCCCTTACAGAGCTCTCCTTCCATAAGATTTTCAGAAGGGAAACATTTACAGTGATTTTGGAAATGATAATCTATCAGTCACTGGTAGCAACTTGTGCTACACTGGTGGGGCTCTTTGCTAGCAGAGAGTGGAAAGGTCTAAAGAGAGAGATGGACGAGTTTGAACTGGGGAAGTTTATTTATGTCAGTACTTTGATTTGGACAGCTATAGCTTGGCAGATTTTCAATATCGTTGCAGTAGGCTTGATACATGAAGTGTCTTCCCTGTTCTCCAATGTCATAAGCGTGTTGGGTTTGCCTGTTATTCCAGTTCTAGCCGTAATCTTCTTTCATGACAAAATGGATGGGGTAAAGGCAATTTCCATGGTGTTGGCTATTTGGGGCTTTATTTCATATTTCTATCAACACTACCTTGATGATTCTGAGGCCAAGGCTGAAAAGAGAGATGTCAAGGAAGAAATTTCAATGCATCCCCTGTTGAAAGAGGTTACCGACGAACAAGATGGGCTAAagaatatttatcaaaaaattccACTTTCCACAGAAACAAATTTTATGAGCATTGAAGCTATTCCTCTGTCTTGATTCCTAGAATGGTTTACAAACTCATATTTCCAAACTTGTAGGTAAACCCCATGCCATTGTTTCTCCACATGAAGTGTAAATCATGGTCTTGTTCATTCCATTTCCAACAATATTTTCAGATTCTAGTAACTATAATTGggccatttttattttgtctaaACTACTCATCCAATTTGGGTATCGCACTTGGTAGCAAGTCTTGTGCATATTGCCATGTTAGACCATCAATCTGGCAAATTAAAGGGGCCTAAAcccaaacccccccccccccccccccccaaaccccAACAGCAAAACCACCCCCCTTCTATACCCCCTTCACAGTAGGTGAAC contains:
- the LOC126726409 gene encoding probable purine permease 10 isoform X4 — protein: MKEAQELQLHVMTAPLEAKEANSTTEHINVTSQSTITQPRNYGWWLRMSMYTLFLLSGQSIALLLGRLYYDKGGKSRWLGVVVQLIGFPLLLPYYFIPSLKNLKTNSTTTTIYSKPPSTLVHVSVYVSLGLLVVANCFLYSTGLMYLPVSTFSLICASQLAFNAFFSSILNSQKFTPLIVNSLVLLTISSILLVFETDPSSDSSKVSKEKYVIGLICTICASAGHGWVLSLTQVAFKKVFKKETFTVVMDMIIYQSLVATLGAVVGLFASGDWKSLKTQMEEFELGKVSYIMTLVWTAIMWEVSAIGCVGLIFEVSSLFSNAISVLGLPIVPVLAAIFFHDKIGGIKVISMVLAIWGFVSYVYQQYLDDLKSKQHEDRNANEASNASSLQEVNGS
- the LOC126726409 gene encoding probable purine permease 10 isoform X5; the encoded protein is MKEAQELQLHVMTPLEAKEANSTTEHINVTSQSTITQPRNYGWWLRMSMYTLFLLSGQSIALLLGRLYYDKGGKSRWLGVVVQLIGFPLLLPYYFIPSLKNLKTNSTTTTIYSKPPSTLVHVSVYVSLGLLVVANCFLYSTGLMYLPVSTFSLICASQLAFNAFFSSILNSQKFTPLIVNSLVLLTISSILLVFETDPSSDSSKVSKEKYVIGLICTICASAGHGWVLSLTQVAFKKVFKKETFTVVMDMIIYQSLVATLGAVVGLFASGDWKSLKTQMEEFELGKVSYIMTLVWTAIMWEVSAIGCVGLIFEVSSLFSNAISVLGLPIVPVLAAIFFHDKIGGIKVISMVLAIWGFVSYVYQQYLDDLKSKQHEDRNANEASNASSLQEVNGS